A genome region from Bombus terrestris chromosome 10, iyBomTerr1.2, whole genome shotgun sequence includes the following:
- the LOC100651409 gene encoding uncharacterized protein LOC100651409 isoform X1: MPLHYIKNPMYALCLLAAVCVRQHVQNNRFRRMYRTDQALTKGVSFQTPTTVHRTRKPNEANLKTVTNPKKELNYVEVNQKKPVNLEEANSLVHCVQNFAERARRIVNDIRTSIPGSKSTESIDPLTSSNILDSLLYLTSDVGIKWLA, translated from the exons ATGCCTCTTCACTACATCAAGAATCCCATGTACGCACTTTGTCTCTTAGCGGCAGTTTGCGTACGACAACATGTGCAAAATAATAG ATTTCGCCGCATGTATAGAACCGACCAAGCATTAACGAAAGGCGTGTCGTTTCAAACTCCGACGACAGTGCACCGAACCAGGAAACCGAACGAAGCGAATTTGAAGACAGTAACCAACCCGAAGAAAGAACTTAACTACGTGGAAGTTAATCAGAAGAAACCGGTAAACCTCGAAGAAGCAAATTCGTTGGTTCATTGCGTGCAGAACTTCGCTGAACGGGCTCGGCGAATCGTTAACGATATTCGGACGAGCATACCG GGTTCCAAGTCGACGGAATCCATTGATCCGCTAACTTCGTCGAACATTCTGGATTCGTTGCTTTACTTAACGAGCGACGTCGGAATCAAATGGTTAGCCTGA
- the LOC100651409 gene encoding uncharacterized protein LOC100651409 isoform X2: MPLHYIKNPMYALCLLAAVCVRQHVQNNRTDQALTKGVSFQTPTTVHRTRKPNEANLKTVTNPKKELNYVEVNQKKPVNLEEANSLVHCVQNFAERARRIVNDIRTSIPGSKSTESIDPLTSSNILDSLLYLTSDVGIKWLA, translated from the exons ATGCCTCTTCACTACATCAAGAATCCCATGTACGCACTTTGTCTCTTAGCGGCAGTTTGCGTACGACAACATGTGCAAAATAATAG AACCGACCAAGCATTAACGAAAGGCGTGTCGTTTCAAACTCCGACGACAGTGCACCGAACCAGGAAACCGAACGAAGCGAATTTGAAGACAGTAACCAACCCGAAGAAAGAACTTAACTACGTGGAAGTTAATCAGAAGAAACCGGTAAACCTCGAAGAAGCAAATTCGTTGGTTCATTGCGTGCAGAACTTCGCTGAACGGGCTCGGCGAATCGTTAACGATATTCGGACGAGCATACCG GGTTCCAAGTCGACGGAATCCATTGATCCGCTAACTTCGTCGAACATTCTGGATTCGTTGCTTTACTTAACGAGCGACGTCGGAATCAAATGGTTAGCCTGA